Within the Granulicella sibirica genome, the region CGCCGTCCGCACCGGCGACACTCCCCAGAAGGAACGCGCCCGCTTCGCCCGCCACCCCGGCGAGATCCTCATCACCACGCCCGAGTCCCTCTACCTCATGCTCACCTCGCAGGCCGGCGAGGCTCTGCGCACCGTCGAGACCGTCATCATCGACGAGATTCACGCCCTCGTCCCCACCAAGCGCGGAGCCCACATGGCGCTCTCGCTCGAACGCCTCGAGGCCCTCGTCGCCCAGACCCCCGGCCGCCGCCTCCAGCGCATCGGCCTCTCCGCCACACAACGCCCTCTCGAAGAGGTAGCCCGCTTCCTCGCTGGAGCCGAAGGTGCCACCACCGAGCCCCTCGCTCTCCCTGTAACCGAATCGATTACAAATACGCCTTTGACCCCGGATTCCGAGGGCGAAGTCTCCGGCGTCCTCATGGAGGTAGCCGGACAAGCCCGCACCGAAGCCGATGACGCCCGTGTCGAAACCGGCGGAGCCCGCTACCGTCCCGTCACCATCGTCAACGCCGGAGCCCGCAAGCTCCTCGACCTCCGCGTCGAGGTCCCCGTCGAAGACATGGCCCGCCTCGGCGAGATCCAGGAGCAGCCCAGCGGCCCAGCCTCGCAGGGCCCAAAGCGCACGAGCATCTGGCAATCCATCCACCCGCGCCTCCTCGAGATCATCCGCGAGCGCACCTCCACCCTTATCTTCGTCAACGCCCGCCGCGTCGCAGAGCGCCTCGCCGGAGCCATCAACGACCTCGCTGGCGAACCCATCGCCCGCGCCCACCATGGCTCTCTCGCAGCCTCGCAACGCACCGAGATCGAAGAACTCCTCAAAGCCGGAAAGATCAAAGCCCTCGTCGCGACGTCCTCGCTCGAGCTCGGCATCGACATGGGAGCCATTGACCTCGTCATCCAGATCGAAGCCCCGCCCTCCGTCGCCAGCGGCATGCAGCGCATCGGACGAGCCGGCCATCAGGTCGGAGCCGCCTCCTCCGGCATCATCTTCCCCAAGTACCGTGCCGACCTCGTCGCCTGCGCCGCCGTCACCCGTGCCATGCACGAGGGCCACGTCGAATCCACCCGCTTCCTCCGCAACCCGCTCGACATCCTCGCCCAGCAGATCGTCGCCATCATCGCCCAGCCCCCGCTCGACGTCGAAGCCGCCGAACGCCGCGAAAAGCCGAAATCAGACGAAGACGCCGCCCCGGGTATCAGCTACGCCGGGCTCTACGGCATCGTCCGCAGTGCAGCCCCCTTCGCCGCCCTCAGCCAGGGAGTCTTCGACGGCGTCCTCGACATGCTCGCAGGCCGCTACCCTTCGGACGAGTTCGCCGAACTCCGCCCCCGCATCACCTGGGACCGCCAGACCAACTGGCTCACCCCGCGCAAGGGCGTCAAGATGATCGCCATCCTCAACGGCGGCACCATCCCCGACCGCGGCCTCTACGGCGTCTTCCTCGCAGGCTCGCACTCGAAGCCCATCCGCGTCGGCGAACTCGACGAGGAGATGGTCTTCGAGTCCCGCACCGGCGACACCTTCATCCTCGGAGCCTCCACCTGGCGCATCGACGAGATCACCCACGATCGCGTCCTCGTCACCCCCGCACCCGGCGACCCTGGCAAGATGCCCTTCTGGCACGGCGACCGCGCCGGACGCCCGCTTGAGTTCGGCCGCCGCATAGGCGCCCTCATGCGCGAACTCCGCGACATGCCCCGCAGCGTCGCCATCACCACCCTCATCCAGGAGCACGACCTCGACACCCTCGCCGCCGAGAACCTGATGCGCTACCTCGCCGATCAGGAACACGCCACCCAGGTCGTTCCCGACGACCGCAACATCGTCATCGAGCGCGTCCGCGACGAACTCGGCGACTGGCGCATGTGCTGCCTCACCCCCTTCGGCTCCCGCATCCACGCCCCCTGGGCCATGGCCGTCACCGCCCGCATCCGCGCCAATGGCGGCCCCGAAGTCGAAACCATGTGGTCTGAAGACGGCTTCGTCGTTCGCTTTCCCGAGACCGACGAAGCCCCCGGCATCGACCAGATGCTTCTAGAGCCCGAAGAAGCCGCCGAACTCGTCCTCCGCCAGCTCGGCTCGACCGCCCTCTTCGCCGCCAAGTTCCGCGAAAGCGCTTCCCGCGCCCTTCTTCTCCCACGTCGCCGTGGCGACGGGCGCACCCCCCTCTGGCAGCAACGCAAGCGTGCCTACGATCTCCTCTCCGTCGCCTCCCGCTACGCGTCCTTCCCGATTCTCCTCGAGGCCTATCGCGAGTGCCTCCGCGACGTATTCGACATGCCCGCCCTCATGGAGACGCTGCGCCTCATCGCCACTCGCACCCTCCGCGTCCACACGGTCGACTCCCGCACTCCGTCCCCCTTCGCCTCCGCCCTTCTCTTCAGCTACGTCGCCAACTACATCTACGACGGCGACGCCCCCCTCGCAGAACGCCGCGCCCAGGCCCTCTCCATCGACCAGGACCAGCTTCGCGAGCTCATGGGCGACGCCGACCTCCGCGAACTCCTCGACCTTAGCGCCATCGAAGAGACCGAAGAGCAGGCCCAGTCCACCGCCAACGGCTACCAGGCAAAGTCCACCGACGGCGTCCACGACCTTCTTCTCCGCCTCGGTGACCTCACCCGCGCCGAACTTCGCGCCCGCACCGTAGACGAAGCCACCGCCGAGAGCGTAGCAAAACTCATTCGCGCCCGCCGCGTCATCGAGGTCACCGTCGCAGGCGAGAAGCGCTTCATCGCGGTCGAAGACGCAGGCCGCTACCGCGATGCCGTTGGCGTCCCCCTGCCGCCCGGCCTGCCAACCGCCTTCCTGCAGGACGTTCCTGACGCCCTCTTCGATCTCATCCGCCGCTATGGCCGCACCCACGGCCCCTTCACCACACCCGAGTGCGCCACGCGCTTCGGCCTTCCGCTCGAAAGCGTCGAAGCCACCATGAACCGACTCGTGCAGGTAGGCCGCGTCGTCGAGGGAGGCTTCCGCCCCGGCGGAGTCCACCGCGAGTGGTGCGATCACGAGATCCTCCGGACGATTCGGCGCAAATCCCTCGCCCGTCTGCGCAAGGAGGTCGAGCCTGTCGAGCAGCAGACGCTCGCCCGCCTCTTCACCCGCTGGCAGGGAGTCGTCCAGCCACGCCGTGGTCTCGACGCCCTCCTCGACGTCATCGAAAACCTTCAGGGCGCACCCATCCCCGCCTCCATCCTCGAAACCGAGATCCTCCCCGCGCGCATCACCGCCTACAAACCCGCCGACCTCGACACCCTCATCGCCGCTGGTGAGGTCACATGGGTCGGACTCGAACCCATCGGCGAGCGCGACGGGCGTATCGGCCTCTACCTCACCGAACGCCTCTCGCAACTCTGGCCCCCAACCTCCACCTCCAAACTCGAAGAAGGCAGTCGCGAATCGCAGATCGTCGCCTACCTGCGCAGCCACGGAGCCTCTTTCTTTCAGCAGGTTCACGAGGGCGTTGGCGGCGGCTACCCCGGCGAGACCCTCGAAGCCCTCTGGAACCTCGTCTGGAAGGGCATGCTCACCAACGACGCGATGCACGCTCTCCGCGCCTACTGCGAGCGCCCCGCCACCACAAAGCAGCCAAAGCGCGTTCACCAGCAAACCGGCTTCCGCTCCCGCCGCACCACACCGCCAACGGCCCAAGGCCGCTGGGCGCTCCAGGAAGCGGCCTTCGCGGAAGCTCGTTCGGGCACGGACCAGAGCGACACAAAATGGAGCCACGCCATCGCCCAGCAACTCCTCACCCGCTACGGCGTCGTCTTCCGTGAGACTGCCCACGCCGAAAACCTCCCTGGCGGCTTCTCCGCCATCTACGACGTCATGAAAGCCCTCGAGGAAAGCGGCAAAGTCCGTCGCGGTTACTTCGCCGCCGACCTCGGAGCAACCCAGTTCGCCATGCCTGCCGCCGTCGACCTCCTCCGCTCCCTCCGCACCACGGGGGACCCGGGCAAGTCCGAGATGGTCCAGCTAGCCGCCACCGACCCCGCAAACCCGTACGGTGCCCTCCTCAAGTGGCCCGCAGCCCCGGACGCAAGCAGTTCGCTCACCCGAAGCGTGGGAGCAAAGGTCATCCTGTGCGACGGAGCGCTGGTCGCCTACCTTCGCCGCACCAATCCAAACATTCAGCTCTTCCTCCCCGAGGAGGAGCCCGCCCGGTCAAACGTAACGAAGAACGTCGCCGAATTCCTCGTCAGCCGAAGCCAGTACGAAGGCGGCATGCTCGTCACCTCGATCAACGGGACCGCCATCGCCGAACACTGGACGGCCAAACCCTTTCTCGAAGCAGGCTTTGTAGCCGGAGCCATGGGCTTCAACGTGCGCCGAACCCTGCCCGCACTGCCCGGTCGCTAAGACGCTCTTGCCTTTGCTTTTCTTGTTGTCATTCCCGAAGGGAATCTGCGTTTGCTTCACCCATTTCGTCCCCCATCCATGATGAGATCATCTCCCCTGAATGCAATACTTTGCGGCTACTGAAGCACGAAGTCCAACCCTAACCCTAATCATTCTAAGACTTTGCATGCCTTTACCCAAGGTGGGGGGGACCACCGGAAAGGAAAATATGCCCGAAGGCGACACAATCTACCGCGCCGCTCGCGCGATGCAACGAGTCCTCGAAGGAAAGATCGTAACCGCCTTCGACACCGGCCTCGCCCTCCTCGCCCGCCAGAACGACGAAGCCCCTCTCGCAGGCCGCACCATCGAGAAGGTCGAAGCAAGAGGGAAGTGGTGCCTCATCCACTTCTCCGGCGACCTCATCCTCATCACCCACATGCTCATGAGTGGAAGCTGGCACCTCTATCGCACCGGCGAGAAGTGGTGGATGGGCAAAGACCGTATGCGCGTTGCGATCTCCGTCGAAGGCTGGCAAGCCATCGGCTTCAACATCCCGGTCGCCGAGTTCCACACCGCCCGCTCCCTTGAGCGCCACTCCCAGATCCCCAAACTAGGCATCGACATCCTCTCGGACGACTACACCGTCGAATCCGGAGTAGCGGCGCTCACCCGCCACGCCACCGAGCACCCCGAAGCCGAGATCGCCGTAGCCCTCCTGAACCAGCGCGTGATGGCCGGCCTCGGCAACGTCTACAAGAGCGAGGTAGCCTTCGCCGCTGGAGTCAACCCCTTCCGTGCCATGCGCACCATCACGCCAAAGGAGATGGAGGTGATGGCCGAAGTCTCCCAGCGCTACATGAAGGCCAACGTGATGGACGGCTCCGGCGACGGCATCGTCACCTACTCCGGCAACCGCCGCACCACCCACGCCATGGACCGCGAGGAGCGCCTCTGGGTCTACGGACGCCATGGCCAGGAGTGCCGCCGCTGCGGCGCCACCATCATGACCCGCAAGCAGGGCGAACAGGCCCGCAGCACCTGGTGGTGCCCCGACTGCCAGCCTTGGATAGGATCGGCCGGCTCGCACGAGCCTCCGCCGGTCGGCAAAGTCGAAAAGCCCTTCGGCGGCAAGCGGCGAAAGAGCAGTTGCTAGTAGCCCTGCGTATGCAGGTAAAAGACAACGCCGGACGCAACCAGGCAGTAGATCCCGAACAGATACCACTTGCCCGACTCCAGCCAGCTTGAAAGCCACTTCAGCGCCACAAGGCCCGCTAGAAACGCGAACACCGCACCAAGCAGGCTCATCATCAGCGTGGCATGCAGATCGATCGGCGTACCCGCCGCTGCCGCTTCCTTCGTAGCCTTCAGCAGCCGATGCACTTCGACGAAGACAACGGGGGGTGTCAGCACAACGGCAAGAGCAAACGAAAAACGTTCGGCCTTCTCGCGCGCGGCACCCGCAAGCATTCCGGTCGAAATCGTCGCACCCGACCGCGAAAACCCGCGAAAGGGAATGCAGATGCCCTGGATCGCCCCGATCCAAAGCGACTGTGGCATGGTCAGCGTCGCACCCTCATCCTCGGCAGCCGCTTCGGAGATCTGCCGCCGCTCCCGCAGACCAGCGATCAGGATAAGCACGCCCGCAGCAAACAGTGCCGGAGCAATGATGTCTAGCCGCTTGAAGAGCTCCTCAATCTCTGCCTTTTCCGCGCCGGGCATAGCCACCTTCGCGACGACCTTCTGCAGCGGATAACCGATGATTACGGTAAGCGCTGTCGCCGCAACCAGAGGAACGAGGAACCCCTTGAACGCCGCCGCGCTCGAAAAGTACGTCTTCTGCCACCGCTTCCAGAAATACACAATCACGGCAAACATCGTGCCGGTATGCAGCATCACCAGCAGGAGCGTCATCTCCGGCGTGCTCGGATCGAGGTGCATCAGCTTCTCGGCGACGACGACGTGGGCGGAGCTCGAAACGGGCAGAAGTTCGGCGAGTCCTTGAACGATCGCAAGGAGGATGACCTGGATAAGCTGAATTGGCATATTACCCATGGTAACGGCTTCGGTCGGAGCGGCGAAGTGTTTTGTGTGGCGCTGGGATTAATCCCAGTCGTTCCCCTAATCGCGGTCGTTGCCGTAAATCGGAATATTCTGGGCCACCCGGTACGCGATGGACTCCGCCCTGGGCGTAAAGTCTGACTGCGGATACTGCGCCTGAAGCTGCTGCGCCAGCGCCTGTGTATGCGCGGCCGCCGCCTCCGACTTCTTATGGTTCTCCTCGACCTCGTACATCGAGACCAGCGTCCCCTGCCGGAACGTCGCCTCGTACAGCGCCTCTGCCGTCCTTGGTCCGCCCTGGAACCTCGCTGCGTACTTCTCGTACAGCCCCGACTCGATCTCCGGACACTTCGGCAAGCCTTGCCAGTCCCCGCACAGCTTGTTATCGAGCATCTCGTAAGCCGCCTTAGCCGCTTGCGGAGAGTTCGGGAACTTCTTGATGACGTACTTCAACTCACCCTCAAAGAGTCCCGGACGCAAACTCGCATCCTGCTCCTTGGCCGAAGGGAGCGACGATTGGTCGCGCTTATCGATCTGCCACCGGATATCCGCCGACCGCCAGGCCGCCTCGGCAGCGAGCGGCGATTGCGGAAAGTAAGTGGCCACACGGCGATACAGCAAATGCGCCGACGTTGCCGCATCGACTGGGGCATGTGGCTCAGCGGCCGCAGCCTCATAGTTGGCCGCCGAGCCGTAGAGGATCGCATCCCCATTTGGCGTCGTCGGTGTGATGATGCCCTTGTCCCGAATCCACCCCGACTGCGGGGTCGGATCGTCATCCGCGAACTCCGGCTTCTCGTCGTCGTTGATGTCGTCCTGGATGTCGGTATTGGCGAACACCCTCACCCATCCACCCGAGTGCTCCGAGATCACGACCTCGTGTCCGGGGTTCACGAGCGCGGACTTCTGCGCGTTCTCATCTGCCGCAACGTAGACGTTAGCCGGATGCAGAAGCGTAGCCCGCGCCGAGCGGTCATAGCCAGAGCGGGCATCCTTCTTCGAAGGCTTCTGCGCCACGAGCGCGCAAGGAATCAGCAGGGCAAGCGTAAGAGTCGAAATGGATGCGAGGCGCATAGCGTTTTAGACGCGGCCTGCGGCTGTTTCGGACTCAAACGACTCGCGAAGCGCCGGATCAAGATTGCCGCCGCTCAGAATCACGACCACGTTCCTCGCTTTCGGAAGCCCGTCGCCCCGATGCATCGCCGCCGCCAGCGTCACCGCGCCCGATGGCTCCGGAACCAGCGTCGTGGTCGCCAGGTAAAACCGCATCGCCTGGAAGATCTGGTCCTCGGACACAGTCACGATCCCATCGACATACTTCAGAATGTGCTCGAAGTTCGTCAGCCCAAGCGATTGCGTCCGCAGCCCGTCAGCGATCGTGCGGGTCGTACTCGCTGCCGGCCACTCGACCAGCGTCCCCGACTGAAACGACTCCGTCGCATCAGCCGCAAGTTCCGGCTCAGCACCCCAAACCTGTGTCGTCGGCGAAAGCAGCTTCACTCCGGTAGCCGTCCCGCTCAGCAATCCTCCCCCACTTACCGGCGACAGAATCAGTAGATCCGATGGATCCTCCCCGGCCTCGGCAACCTGCTCCAGAATCTCGACCCCGCACGTAGCCTGCCCCGCGATGACCGCCGGATCGTCATACGGCGGAACGATCGTATATCCATGCGCTTCGGCGAGTTCCTCCGCCTTCAGCTTCCGCGCCGAACTCGCCGAGCCGACGAAGACGACCTCCGCCCCAAGCTCGCGCGTAGCCTCGATCTTCACCGTAGGAGCATTCTCCGGCATTACGATCACAGCCTTTGTCCCCAGCGCCCGCGCAGCATAAGCCACCCCTTGCGCGTGGTTTCCGCTCGAATACGTAATCACTCCGCGACGAAGCGCATCTGGATCCTCCTCCGCCAGAAGCGCAATCCGGTTGTAAGCTCCGCGCAGCTTGAACGAGCCGATCGGTTGCGCCGACTCATCCTTGACGAAGATGCCGTTCGAAAGCTGAACCAGCGGCGTGCGTACTGCCGCGGGAGCGATGCGTATCTGAGCGGAGCGGATGTCGCCGAGCGTGACAAGAGCCATGCGGATATTGTAGCGAGACGCCAGCCATGGCTCGCGCTATTCTCTTGAAGCCGCGTCGATTTGCGCCACCCGCGCAGCCCGTGCCGCCGCTTGCTCGCGAACCTCCATCCACCCCCGCAGGATCACTACCGCCGCTACCTGATCGATAATGTCTTTGCGATCCCGCTTGTCATGGCCCGCCTCATCCAGGATCTCGTGAGCTGCCACAGAGCTAAGCCGCTCGTCCCACATCTCCACTGGCACCGCCGCCCGCCGCCCAAGCTCGTCCGCGAACTCCTGCACCTTCTTCGCCCACGGGCTTACGTCGCCCGACATGTGCAGTGGATTCCCCACCACAATTCGCACGATCTCATGCTTGCGAACCAGGCGAAGGAGGCTGCGCATATCCTCGCCACGCCCTTTCCGCCACAGTGTTAGCAGAGGCTGCGCCGTATACCCGAGTGGATCGGTCAACGCCACGCCGACTCGCGCCGTTCCCACATCCAACGCCATCACCCGCCCGTCCTTCATGGCAGAAGTGTACGTCCGCCACCCAATCTCGGCCATTCTTGGCACCGCTCTGCCCATCTGCACCCTTTGTGTGATTGTTGATCTCCAATCCAAGCCGATATCGTTTGAAGCAGACAACATCCGGCCCCTGGAGGCGATCGGCACTGACAGGACGGATTTCGCAACCACTCAGGCTCCTCTGTTCTCCTTCCAGGCGCAAGTTGTTGCGAAGAGAGATTCCCTCATGAGCCGTATTCACTCATCACGGGATTGGATTCTCCGGCGGCCCCCTCACTACGATCGAGCCCCACGGCGAGCGGCTGTCTCCTCGAGACTTGCCTTCGCCTTTCTGTCTCTGTTTTTCCTCTCGGTCGGATTTCAAGGACAAAGCTTCGCCGCACCCACCTCCGCGTCTGCGGACACCATCACGAGTGCCGGACGGCTTCACGAACTCCCCGCATCGGAAGCTGTCAACCGCAAGGTCCACCTCATCGGAACGGTGAGCTACTACGACCCCAATGAAGCCGTAATGTTCTTCCAGGACAGCACAGGCGGCGTCTTCGTCAACAGCGATCACATCTATCCCGTCCGGACGGGCGATCTGGTCGAGGTGGATGGTTTTGCGAACCCGAGCTTCCGGTCTGAGGTCGCCAGCGGCGCAACCATTCGTCTGCTCGGTCACGGACAGACCTTTCGAGCACCCGAATCCCAGTACGCCGACCTCGCCATGGGACGCGGCGATTGCAGGCTGGTTACGGTCCACGGGATTGTCCGCGCCCAGGATATCGAACAGCATCAGAACGCACTGT harbors:
- a CDS encoding threonine ammonia-lyase; this translates as MALVTLGDIRSAQIRIAPAAVRTPLVQLSNGIFVKDESAQPIGSFKLRGAYNRIALLAEEDPDALRRGVITYSSGNHAQGVAYAARALGTKAVIVMPENAPTVKIEATRELGAEVVFVGSASSARKLKAEELAEAHGYTIVPPYDDPAVIAGQATCGVEILEQVAEAGEDPSDLLILSPVSGGGLLSGTATGVKLLSPTTQVWGAEPELAADATESFQSGTLVEWPAASTTRTIADGLRTQSLGLTNFEHILKYVDGIVTVSEDQIFQAMRFYLATTTLVPEPSGAVTLAAAMHRGDGLPKARNVVVILSGGNLDPALRESFESETAAGRV
- a CDS encoding DNA glycosylase AlkZ-like family protein, producing MAGKKSAAKKISAKKITAEASAPALVASPPQETFSAEQALCLFHPITAQWFRAVFDQPTAPQREGWPAIARGESTLILAPTGTGKTLTAFLWCLDKLMLRSPVTGPEPGCRVVYISPLKALAVDVERNLRSPLAGIANMAKREGVPFHTPEIAVRTGDTPQKERARFARHPGEILITTPESLYLMLTSQAGEALRTVETVIIDEIHALVPTKRGAHMALSLERLEALVAQTPGRRLQRIGLSATQRPLEEVARFLAGAEGATTEPLALPVTESITNTPLTPDSEGEVSGVLMEVAGQARTEADDARVETGGARYRPVTIVNAGARKLLDLRVEVPVEDMARLGEIQEQPSGPASQGPKRTSIWQSIHPRLLEIIRERTSTLIFVNARRVAERLAGAINDLAGEPIARAHHGSLAASQRTEIEELLKAGKIKALVATSSLELGIDMGAIDLVIQIEAPPSVASGMQRIGRAGHQVGAASSGIIFPKYRADLVACAAVTRAMHEGHVESTRFLRNPLDILAQQIVAIIAQPPLDVEAAERREKPKSDEDAAPGISYAGLYGIVRSAAPFAALSQGVFDGVLDMLAGRYPSDEFAELRPRITWDRQTNWLTPRKGVKMIAILNGGTIPDRGLYGVFLAGSHSKPIRVGELDEEMVFESRTGDTFILGASTWRIDEITHDRVLVTPAPGDPGKMPFWHGDRAGRPLEFGRRIGALMRELRDMPRSVAITTLIQEHDLDTLAAENLMRYLADQEHATQVVPDDRNIVIERVRDELGDWRMCCLTPFGSRIHAPWAMAVTARIRANGGPEVETMWSEDGFVVRFPETDEAPGIDQMLLEPEEAAELVLRQLGSTALFAAKFRESASRALLLPRRRGDGRTPLWQQRKRAYDLLSVASRYASFPILLEAYRECLRDVFDMPALMETLRLIATRTLRVHTVDSRTPSPFASALLFSYVANYIYDGDAPLAERRAQALSIDQDQLRELMGDADLRELLDLSAIEETEEQAQSTANGYQAKSTDGVHDLLLRLGDLTRAELRARTVDEATAESVAKLIRARRVIEVTVAGEKRFIAVEDAGRYRDAVGVPLPPGLPTAFLQDVPDALFDLIRRYGRTHGPFTTPECATRFGLPLESVEATMNRLVQVGRVVEGGFRPGGVHREWCDHEILRTIRRKSLARLRKEVEPVEQQTLARLFTRWQGVVQPRRGLDALLDVIENLQGAPIPASILETEILPARITAYKPADLDTLIAAGEVTWVGLEPIGERDGRIGLYLTERLSQLWPPTSTSKLEEGSRESQIVAYLRSHGASFFQQVHEGVGGGYPGETLEALWNLVWKGMLTNDAMHALRAYCERPATTKQPKRVHQQTGFRSRRTTPPTAQGRWALQEAAFAEARSGTDQSDTKWSHAIAQQLLTRYGVVFRETAHAENLPGGFSAIYDVMKALEESGKVRRGYFAADLGATQFAMPAAVDLLRSLRTTGDPGKSEMVQLAATDPANPYGALLKWPAAPDASSSLTRSVGAKVILCDGALVAYLRRTNPNIQLFLPEEEPARSNVTKNVAEFLVSRSQYEGGMLVTSINGTAIAEHWTAKPFLEAGFVAGAMGFNVRRTLPALPGR
- a CDS encoding Fpg/Nei family DNA glycosylase, which translates into the protein MPLPKVGGTTGKENMPEGDTIYRAARAMQRVLEGKIVTAFDTGLALLARQNDEAPLAGRTIEKVEARGKWCLIHFSGDLILITHMLMSGSWHLYRTGEKWWMGKDRMRVAISVEGWQAIGFNIPVAEFHTARSLERHSQIPKLGIDILSDDYTVESGVAALTRHATEHPEAEIAVALLNQRVMAGLGNVYKSEVAFAAGVNPFRAMRTITPKEMEVMAEVSQRYMKANVMDGSGDGIVTYSGNRRTTHAMDREERLWVYGRHGQECRRCGATIMTRKQGEQARSTWWCPDCQPWIGSAGSHEPPPVGKVEKPFGGKRRKSSC
- a CDS encoding undecaprenyl-diphosphate phosphatase yields the protein MGNMPIQLIQVILLAIVQGLAELLPVSSSAHVVVAEKLMHLDPSTPEMTLLLVMLHTGTMFAVIVYFWKRWQKTYFSSAAAFKGFLVPLVAATALTVIIGYPLQKVVAKVAMPGAEKAEIEELFKRLDIIAPALFAAGVLILIAGLRERRQISEAAAEDEGATLTMPQSLWIGAIQGICIPFRGFSRSGATISTGMLAGAAREKAERFSFALAVVLTPPVVFVEVHRLLKATKEAAAAGTPIDLHATLMMSLLGAVFAFLAGLVALKWLSSWLESGKWYLFGIYCLVASGVVFYLHTQGY
- a CDS encoding tetratricopeptide repeat protein, with protein sequence MRLASISTLTLALLIPCALVAQKPSKKDARSGYDRSARATLLHPANVYVAADENAQKSALVNPGHEVVISEHSGGWVRVFANTDIQDDINDDEKPEFADDDPTPQSGWIRDKGIITPTTPNGDAILYGSAANYEAAAAEPHAPVDAATSAHLLYRRVATYFPQSPLAAEAAWRSADIRWQIDKRDQSSLPSAKEQDASLRPGLFEGELKYVIKKFPNSPQAAKAAYEMLDNKLCGDWQGLPKCPEIESGLYEKYAARFQGGPRTAEALYEATFRQGTLVSMYEVEENHKKSEAAAAHTQALAQQLQAQYPQSDFTPRAESIAYRVAQNIPIYGNDRD
- the ruvX gene encoding Holliday junction resolvase RuvX, which gives rise to MAEIGWRTYTSAMKDGRVMALDVGTARVGVALTDPLGYTAQPLLTLWRKGRGEDMRSLLRLVRKHEIVRIVVGNPLHMSGDVSPWAKKVQEFADELGRRAAVPVEMWDERLSSVAAHEILDEAGHDKRDRKDIIDQVAAVVILRGWMEVREQAAARAARVAQIDAASRE